One stretch of Daphnia pulicaria isolate SC F1-1A chromosome 6, SC_F0-13Bv2, whole genome shotgun sequence DNA includes these proteins:
- the LOC124344549 gene encoding DNA polymerase epsilon subunit 2-like, producing MNSRFKNDIVMTFKLNGLTVRSEATKYIIGLLTPLHKDEQVQWLEKLIDVIQKQGLLNSTTVEKSHVERAAKECCQNEFDETTVLLNVISAFDVPKFVYNTERKKYLSFDAPHSINLFGDPRDKSEMFRHRYAILHQRTSRHSLFTPSVLGSGSTASQNKYQLQPIEYLLGMSTKLTNLVVLGMLTYLTEGKLHLEDMTGSVPISLKDTNFHGGLFTENCFVLGQGYFQDGVFHIEHLGMPPPEPAKITRTYFGNTNFFGGSSTSTLKVSVKLKAIEEQNPDAMMVFLSDVWLDQTRVMEKLRILFAGYCEDPPICFVLMGNFLSGTTCNTSSGHLRQLFKSLAEMIKEFPNLVEQTRFIFVPGPSDSGFCNILPRPPLAEVIRAEFVQRIPSGIFTTNPCRIQYGTKEIVVLREDILTKMCRNAINFPSDDIPQQFAKTLTSQGHLCPLPGEICPVYWPYDHALYLYPLPDVVVVGDRLGGFTAQNMDCVIFNPGPFSRNNFNFKVYIPIRSQVEDSEIGDT from the exons ATGAATAGTCGATTTAAAAACGATATAGTTATGACCTTCAAACTGAACGGCCTGACAGTTAGATC GGAAGCTACCAAATATATTATTGGTTTGCTTACACCCTTACACAAAGATGAGCAAGTTCAATGGCTTGAGAAGTTGATTGATGTGATACAAAAACAAGGTCTGTTGAACAGCACAACTGTTGAAAAATCTCATGTTGAAAGAGCTGCTAAG GAGTGTTGCCAAAATGAGTTTGATGAAACAACAGTTTTATTAAATGTAATATCTGCTTTTGATGTTCCCAAATTTGTCTACAACACTGAAAGAAAGAAGTACCTTTCTTTTGATGCACCTCATTCCATAAACTTGTTTGGTGATCCAAGAGATAAGTCTGAAATGTTTCGCCATCGATATGCCATTCTCCATCAAAG GACTTCTCGTCATAGTCTTTTCACTCCATCTGTGTTAGGGTCAGGTTCAACTGCTtctcaaaataaatatcaactGCAACCAATTGAATATTTGCTGGGAATGTCAACTAAACTTACCAATCTTGTGGTACTTGGAATGTTAACTTATTTAACAGAGGGCAAACTGCATTTAGAAGACATGACTGGATCTGTGCCTATCTCATTGAAAGATACT AATTTCCATGGTGGACTCTTTACTGAAAACTGCTTTGTTCTGGGACAAGGCTATTTCCAAGATGGAGTATTTCACATTGAACATTTGGGGATGCCTCCACCTGAACCAGCTAAAATCACTAG AACTTATTTTGGAAACACAAACTTTTTTGGTGGTTCAAGTACATCAACTTTAAAAGTTTCTGTCAAACTAAAAGCGATAGAAGAACAAAATCCGGATGCTAtgatggtttttctttctgatgTGTGGCTGGATCAAACTAGA gTTATGGAGAAGTTACGAATACTTTTCGCTGGGTACTGTGAAGATCCACCAATATGCTTTGTGTTAATGGGCAATTTTCTATCGGGCACTACGTGCAACACTTCTTCTGGTCACTTGCGCCAGTTATTTAAATCGCTCGCTGAAATGATAAAAGAATTTCCTAATCTCGTTGAGCAAACGCGCTTTATTTTTGTTCCGGGGCCATCTGATTCAGGATTTTGTAATATATTGCCCag gcCTCCTCTTGCGGAAGTGATCCGGGCAGAATTTGTGCAAAGAATTCCAAGTGGTATATTTACTACCAATCCTTGTCGAATTCAATAtggaacaaaagaaattgtagTTCTGCGCGAAGATATTTTGACTAAAATGTGTCGCAATGCTATTAATTTCCCTTCTGATGATATTCCCCAACAG TTTGCGAAAACGTTGACATCGCAGGGACACTTGTGTCCTCTTCCTGGGGAGATCTGCCCTGTCTATTGGCCATACGATCATGCACTGTATCTGTATCCCTTACCTGATGTGGTGGTTGTTGGTGATCGTCTTGGTGGTTTCACAGCTCAAAATATGGATTGCGTCATTTTTAACCCA GGACCATTTTCCCGCAACAACTTCAATTTCAAAGTGTACATCCCAATACGGTCCCAAGTGGAAGACAGTGAAATCGGTGATACTTAA
- the LOC124344550 gene encoding egl nine homolog 1-like isoform X2 produces the protein MNISSSSVCNLCGLGEHLYRCVRCRAAVYCSKEHQRQDWKVHKLVCASAVSKEKANDIVNSDDKKKSSTIESGENWSIVSKLNVNCDENSSTKKLSLSDVAACSMPVASGTSQCISLKKEINQEKESELNQICSSSSQQYSIEDPKDILGKPENPYPKNKNLEKTIFDMGSVTLEPECSLTPETQWQSPHENSSHQQSENPPFLHRSSNINLSCKEQLQGISVEWMSQICQYVVRDLEKYGICVVDNFMGKDRAEAIYRSVVSMYSSGVFVEGETVSSSLDTSKKVRSDKITWVDGSENNCVNIAHLISTVDTIIMNSIRMKGNGQLGQRTIGGRTKAMIACYPGSGAHYVKHVDNPNRDGRCITTTYYCNKDWDAKTTGGLLRIFPQGWANQVVDIEPILDRMVFFWSDRRNPHEVQPAFRTRYAITVWYFDAKEREEARIRFNRECAVRKNETK, from the exons ATGAACATCTCGTCTAGTTCGGTTTGCAATCTCTGTGGTCTTGGCGAGCACCTCTACAGGTGCGTTAGGTGTCGAGCAGCAGTTTATTGTTCGAAAGAGCATCAAAGACAGGACTGGAAAGTGCACAAATTAGTGTGTGCTTCGGCTGTCAGTAAGGAGAAGGCCAACGACATAGTGAATAGCGATGACAAGAAAAAATCGTCGACGATTGAAAGTGGAGAAAACTGGTCGATTGTTTCCAAGTTAAACGTAAATTGTGACGAAAATAGCTCTACTAAGAAGTTGTCGTTGTCTGACGTAGCAGCCTGCAGTATGCCAGTGGCTTCTGGTACATCTCAGTGTATTTCATTGAAGAAAGAGATTAACCAGGAAAAGGAGTCAGAGTTAAATCAGATATGTAGCAGCAGTAGTCAACAATACTCTATAGAAGACCCAAAAGATATATTAGGGAAACCTGAAAACCCTtatccaaaaaacaaaaacttggaaaaaactATATTTGATATGGGATCTGTCACTTTGGAACCAGAGTGCAGTCTTACCCCTGAAACACAGTGGCAGTCACCTCATGAAAATAGCTCCCACCAACAATCAGAAAATCCTCCGTTTCTTCACCGTTCGTCAAACATAAATTTATCATGCAAAGAACAATTACAAGGTATTTCCGTGGAGTGGATGTCGCAAATATGTCAGTATGTGGTTCGCGATCTAGAAAAGTATGGTATCTGTGTTGTTGATAATTTCATGGGTAAAGATCGCGCCGAAGCAATCTATCGTTCGGTCGTATCCATGTATAGTTCTGGGGTCTTTGTGGAAGGTGAAACAGTAAGCTCTAGTCTTGATACCTCGAAAAAGGTCCGTAGTGATAAAATTACTTGGGTTGATGGATCAGAAAATAATTGTGTCAATATCGCACACCTGATATCTACAGTTGACACAATCATCATGAATTCGATCCGAATGAAAGGAAATGGTCAGCTGGGGCAGCGGACAATTGGAGGAAGAACGAAG GCGATGATTGCGTGTTATCCAGGCAGTGGCGCTCACTACGTGAAACACGTCGACAATCCTAACCGTGATGGTCGATGTATTACTACAACTTACTATTGCAACAAGGATTGGGACGCGAAg ACTACTGGTGGTTTGCTGCGAATTTTCCCCCAAGGTTGGGCTAACCAAGTAGTGGACATAGAACCAATCCTTGATCGGATGGTTTTCTTCTGGTCAGACCGTCGCAATCCTCACGAAGTCCAACCAGCCTTTCGCACCCGATATGCCATAACTGTCTGGTATTTTGAtgcaaaagaaagagaagaagccaGAATACGATTTAATCGGGAAT GCGctgtaagaaaaaatgaaaccaagtga
- the LOC124344550 gene encoding egl nine homolog 1-like isoform X1 encodes MNISSSSVCNLCGLGEHLYRCVRCRAAVYCSKEHQRQDWKVHKLVCASAVSKEKANDIVNSDDKKKSSTIESGENWSIVSKLNVNCDENSSTKKLSLSDVAACSMPVASGTSQCISLKKEINQEKESELNQICSSSSQQYSIEDPKDILGKPENPYPKNKNLEKTIFDMGSVTLEPECSLTPETQWQSPHENSSHQQSENPPFLHRSSNINLSCKEQLQGISVEWMSQICQYVVRDLEKYGICVVDNFMGKDRAEAIYRSVVSMYSSGVFVEGETVSSSLDTSKKVRSDKITWVDGSENNCVNIAHLISTVDTIIMNSIRMKGNGQLGQRTIGGRTKAMIACYPGSGAHYVKHVDNPNRDGRCITTTYYCNKDWDAKTTGGLLRIFPQGWANQVVDIEPILDRMVFFWSDRRNPHEVQPAFRTRYAITVWYFDAKEREEARIRFNRECKLSISSNVSQ; translated from the exons ATGAACATCTCGTCTAGTTCGGTTTGCAATCTCTGTGGTCTTGGCGAGCACCTCTACAGGTGCGTTAGGTGTCGAGCAGCAGTTTATTGTTCGAAAGAGCATCAAAGACAGGACTGGAAAGTGCACAAATTAGTGTGTGCTTCGGCTGTCAGTAAGGAGAAGGCCAACGACATAGTGAATAGCGATGACAAGAAAAAATCGTCGACGATTGAAAGTGGAGAAAACTGGTCGATTGTTTCCAAGTTAAACGTAAATTGTGACGAAAATAGCTCTACTAAGAAGTTGTCGTTGTCTGACGTAGCAGCCTGCAGTATGCCAGTGGCTTCTGGTACATCTCAGTGTATTTCATTGAAGAAAGAGATTAACCAGGAAAAGGAGTCAGAGTTAAATCAGATATGTAGCAGCAGTAGTCAACAATACTCTATAGAAGACCCAAAAGATATATTAGGGAAACCTGAAAACCCTtatccaaaaaacaaaaacttggaaaaaactATATTTGATATGGGATCTGTCACTTTGGAACCAGAGTGCAGTCTTACCCCTGAAACACAGTGGCAGTCACCTCATGAAAATAGCTCCCACCAACAATCAGAAAATCCTCCGTTTCTTCACCGTTCGTCAAACATAAATTTATCATGCAAAGAACAATTACAAGGTATTTCCGTGGAGTGGATGTCGCAAATATGTCAGTATGTGGTTCGCGATCTAGAAAAGTATGGTATCTGTGTTGTTGATAATTTCATGGGTAAAGATCGCGCCGAAGCAATCTATCGTTCGGTCGTATCCATGTATAGTTCTGGGGTCTTTGTGGAAGGTGAAACAGTAAGCTCTAGTCTTGATACCTCGAAAAAGGTCCGTAGTGATAAAATTACTTGGGTTGATGGATCAGAAAATAATTGTGTCAATATCGCACACCTGATATCTACAGTTGACACAATCATCATGAATTCGATCCGAATGAAAGGAAATGGTCAGCTGGGGCAGCGGACAATTGGAGGAAGAACGAAG GCGATGATTGCGTGTTATCCAGGCAGTGGCGCTCACTACGTGAAACACGTCGACAATCCTAACCGTGATGGTCGATGTATTACTACAACTTACTATTGCAACAAGGATTGGGACGCGAAg ACTACTGGTGGTTTGCTGCGAATTTTCCCCCAAGGTTGGGCTAACCAAGTAGTGGACATAGAACCAATCCTTGATCGGATGGTTTTCTTCTGGTCAGACCGTCGCAATCCTCACGAAGTCCAACCAGCCTTTCGCACCCGATATGCCATAACTGTCTGGTATTTTGAtgcaaaagaaagagaagaagccaGAATACGATTTAATCGGGAATGTAAGTTATCCATATCATCCAACGTTTCCCAGTGA